GTGCTGGGGATCGACACGCGTCGCGCGGCCGCCACCGACGACCTGGTGGAGACGGTGAACTACGGCACCCTGACCGCCGACGTGAAGGCCGCCGTGGAGCGCGATCCGGTGGACCTGATAGAAACCGTCGCGCAACGCATCGCCGATGTGTGCCTGTTGGACACTCGTGTTGAATGGGCGCGAGTCACGCTCCACAAACCTGATGCACCCATCGACGCGACGTACTCGGACGTCGCGCTGACGATCACCAGAACGCGAGGCAACGCTCATGACTGAGACACCCAATCCCAACCTCGTGGATGCCGACTCCCTCACCGGAGAGATGCACCCGATCCGCCGGGTGGTGGTCGCTCTCGGATCCAACCTCGGTGAGCGGCTGTCGTCCCTGCAGGGAGCGGTGGACGCGCTCGCCGACACCCCCGACTTCTTCGTCACCGGCGTCTCGCCGGTCTACGAGACCGCCCCGGTCGACTCGCCCGACGGCTCCGGTCCCTACCTCAACGCGGTCGTCCTCGCCGACACCACGCTGCCTGCCGCGCGCCTGATGGAGCGCGCGCTGGCGATCGAGGACGCCTACGAGCGCGAGCGCACCCACGTCCGCAACGCCCCCCGGACGCTCGACGTCGACCTCGTCGTGGTCGGCGACCGCCGCTCCGACGAGGACTTCCTCCGCCTGCCGCACCCGCGCGCCCACGAGCGGGCGTTCGTGTTGCAGCCCTGGCACGACCTCGAGCCCGACGCCGTCTTCCCCGACCGCGGCCCCATCGCCGACCTGCTGATGGCGGCGGACTCGACGGGAGTCAAGAAGCGCGACGACCTCACGCTCGAGGTCGAGTGACCCGCTGGTGAGCCAGCCCGGACCGGACGACGAGCCGACGGAGCCACACGGGTCGCTGCGTCCGACGTCGGCGCGGGCGCTGACGACCTGCGCCGTGGTCGGGCTGGTCCTCGGGTGGGGGATCCACCCGCTGATGGTCCGCGTCGGTGGCAGCGCGCCGCTGGTCTCGTGGTCCCAGGCCCTCGCGCTGGTCCTCGTCGCGCTCATCATGTCGTTCCTCGCGTGGCACACCTGGCAGACGGTCCAGGTGCGCGGCGAGCGGCTCGAGCCGCACCAGGCGGTCAACCGCCTCGTCCTGGCCCGGGCGTGCGCGCTCGGTGGCACGCTGGTGGGCGCCGGCTACGTCGGCTACGCCGTCAGCTGGCTGGGTGACGACTCGCAGTACGCCGACCGCTGGATCCTGCGCGCCCTGGTGGCGGCGGTCGCCGGCGCGGTCGTGGCCCTCGCCTCACTGGCCCTCGAGCGTGCGTGTCGCACGGACGGGGGCCGGCCGCAGGCCTAGGGTGGCGCCATGCCTTCCCAGCAGCCCCAGCAGTCACAGGCGTCCCGCGCGGCGGCACGTCGTCGCCAGCGCAGCACGCGCCTGGTCGTCGCCGTCGTCCTCCTCGCCGTCGCCGCCGCGGTCGTCGTGGCCGCGCTGGTGTCCTCGTCGGCCGGCCTGACCGCAGTCGCTGCCGTGGTGGCCCTCGTCCTCGGGGCGGCCGCCACCCGCATCACCCACTCCGAGCTCATGCAGGCCCGCCGCGACGCCGCGCGCGACCGCGCCCAGCAGGCCCAGGACTACCGCGTCCTCACCGAGCAGCGCACCGAGGAGGCCGCCGCCTTCGCCGCCGACATGCGCCGCAAGATCGCCGACCGCGAGGAGGCGCTCGCCGTGCTCGAGCGCGCGCTGTCGACGGCCCAGAAGTCCGCCGCCGAGTCACAGCTCAAGCGCGGCCAGGAAGCCCGTCGCGCCGACGCCGCCGAGCGTGGCCGCGAGATCGCAGAGCGGGGCCGTGACGACGCCGAGGGGCGCGCCGCCGAGGCCATCGTGATCGTCGCCGAGCTCGAGGCCGAGCTCGACGTGGTCCGCGCCGAGCTCGACGCCCTGCGCGCCACCGTCGCGCGCAGCGCCCACCGCAGCGCCTGACCGCCCTCCCCGTCTCACCGCCGGCCCGTGCTGCCCCGCC
This genomic stretch from Nocardioides renjunii harbors:
- the folB gene encoding dihydroneopterin aldolase, which codes for MTDELSVTGIECWAHHGVFDFERREGQTFVVDLVLGIDTRRAAATDDLVETVNYGTLTADVKAAVERDPVDLIETVAQRIADVCLLDTRVEWARVTLHKPDAPIDATYSDVALTITRTRGNAHD
- the folK gene encoding 2-amino-4-hydroxy-6-hydroxymethyldihydropteridine diphosphokinase — protein: MTETPNPNLVDADSLTGEMHPIRRVVVALGSNLGERLSSLQGAVDALADTPDFFVTGVSPVYETAPVDSPDGSGPYLNAVVLADTTLPAARLMERALAIEDAYERERTHVRNAPRTLDVDLVVVGDRRSDEDFLRLPHPRAHERAFVLQPWHDLEPDAVFPDRGPIADLLMAADSTGVKKRDDLTLEVE
- a CDS encoding DUF3180 domain-containing protein, with the protein product MSQPGPDDEPTEPHGSLRPTSARALTTCAVVGLVLGWGIHPLMVRVGGSAPLVSWSQALALVLVALIMSFLAWHTWQTVQVRGERLEPHQAVNRLVLARACALGGTLVGAGYVGYAVSWLGDDSQYADRWILRALVAAVAGAVVALASLALERACRTDGGRPQA